In Acidianus brierleyi, one genomic interval encodes:
- a CDS encoding ATP-binding cassette domain-containing protein, giving the protein MLVIFPSFISGKIELEKNERIALLGKNGSGKTTIIRSILCDGNSKIIIDDNDFCMSKDYSKLSAVLQEPYTQILAETFSEEIAIIRRYHRVNLEIAKKLMNSYFDKKFMQLSDGYKKRYVISSILVSNPEYILLDEPFANLDKNSLEIVKEILPLGSLIAEHRTKEVRDFVDRIYLISNNNIKEVDKEKLFDENFLRENGLRGFKLEKEDNEKLGNIILDTIIDNVNIKLREKEVLCIVGRNGIGKTTLLKKLIGKAYVIFQNPDLQFFYTTVKDEVKSDYALKLFRLKDKADKSPYALSYGEKMRVLIASAFSSKSKIIALDEPSAGMDGYSLLSFYDMIKTLKEEDRGIIIATHDDDLIGICDNIINLENLKDRSLR; this is encoded by the coding sequence ATGCTTGTCATTTTTCCTTCATTTATTTCTGGTAAGATAGAATTAGAGAAGAATGAAAGAATAGCACTACTAGGTAAAAATGGTAGTGGAAAGACTACAATCATAAGATCTATTTTATGTGATGGAAATTCCAAAATAATTATTGATGATAATGATTTTTGTATGAGTAAAGACTACTCTAAGTTATCTGCTGTATTGCAAGAACCATATACACAAATATTAGCTGAGACTTTTTCGGAAGAAATAGCAATTATAAGGAGATACCATAGAGTAAATCTTGAAATAGCTAAAAAATTAATGAATAGTTATTTTGATAAGAAATTTATGCAGTTATCTGATGGATACAAAAAAAGATATGTAATTTCTAGTATTCTAGTTTCAAATCCAGAATACATATTGTTAGATGAACCATTTGCAAATTTAGATAAAAATTCGTTAGAGATTGTTAAGGAAATATTACCTTTAGGCTCACTAATAGCAGAACATAGAACTAAGGAAGTAAGAGATTTCGTTGATAGAATTTATCTAATATCTAACAATAATATAAAGGAAGTAGATAAAGAAAAACTCTTTGACGAGAATTTTCTTAGGGAAAATGGTCTAAGAGGTTTCAAACTAGAGAAAGAAGATAATGAAAAGCTAGGAAACATAATATTAGATACGATAATTGATAATGTAAATATAAAACTTAGAGAAAAGGAAGTCTTATGTATAGTAGGTCGAAACGGAATAGGTAAAACTACACTCTTAAAAAAACTCATAGGTAAAGCTTATGTGATATTTCAAAATCCAGACTTACAATTTTTCTATACTACCGTAAAGGATGAAGTAAAAAGCGATTATGCGTTAAAATTATTTAGGTTAAAAGATAAAGCCGATAAAAGTCCTTATGCATTAAGTTACGGAGAAAAGATGAGAGTTCTTATTGCATCTGCATTCTCATCTAAGAGTAAGATAATAGCTTTAGATGAGCCCAGTGCAGGAATGGACGGTTATTCTTTGCTTTCCTTTTATGATATGATCAAGACATTAAAAGAGGAGGATAGGGGAATAATAATTGCTACACATGATGATGATCTCATAGGAATATGCGATAACATAATAAATCTAGAAAATCTAAAAGATAGATCTTTGAGATAA
- a CDS encoding NAD-dependent epimerase/dehydratase family protein translates to MVSIVTGGAGYIGGHLVDALVESGENVTVIDDFSNGNYVNPKSNILKIDLRREYPKIEKNSTIYHLAANPDVRTSMESIYEHFERDILTTLNVMEMARIYDADKVFFASSSTVYGETIRFPTPEFDNKLPISNYGLFKLMGEDIVEYYSRNYGIQGISLRLANITGGRVSHGVVIDFIKKLRQNSNELKILGNGKQRKSYLYISDLISAIFVLDRYFKSKYDYFNIGNDDWITVNDIAKIIEEEMNLSPKHIYEDQGEGRGWKGDVRFMLLDISKIRGYGWNPSLSSSQAIRKAVRDILYGNKI, encoded by the coding sequence ATGGTATCTATTGTAACTGGTGGTGCTGGATATATAGGCGGACATTTAGTTGATGCGTTAGTAGAATCAGGAGAGAATGTGACTGTGATAGACGATTTTTCAAATGGGAATTATGTAAATCCAAAATCGAATATATTGAAAATAGATCTTAGGCGAGAATATCCAAAAATAGAAAAAAATAGTACTATATATCATTTAGCAGCTAATCCAGATGTAAGGACGTCTATGGAAAGTATATATGAACATTTTGAAAGAGACATTTTAACTACACTAAATGTTATGGAAATGGCACGTATATATGATGCAGATAAAGTATTCTTTGCTTCTTCTTCTACAGTTTATGGGGAGACTATAAGATTTCCTACTCCGGAATTTGACAATAAACTTCCTATTTCAAATTATGGTCTTTTTAAACTAATGGGCGAAGATATAGTAGAATATTATTCTCGAAATTATGGAATTCAAGGTATATCTCTAAGATTAGCCAATATTACAGGAGGCAGGGTATCTCATGGAGTTGTAATAGATTTTATTAAAAAATTAAGGCAGAATTCTAACGAACTTAAGATTTTAGGTAATGGTAAACAGAGAAAGAGTTATCTTTATATCTCAGATTTAATCTCTGCAATATTCGTTTTGGATAGATATTTTAAGTCTAAGTATGACTATTTTAATATAGGTAATGATGACTGGATAACTGTTAATGATATAGCAAAGATAATAGAAGAAGAAATGAATTTATCTCCTAAGCATATTTATGAAGATCAAGGAGAAGGAAGAGGCTGGAAAGGTGATGTAAGGTTTATGCTATTAGATATTTCAAAGATTAGAGGATATGGATGGAATCCTTCTTTATCATCTTCACAAGCAATTAGAAAAGCAGTGAGGGATATATTATATGGGAATAAAATTTAA
- a CDS encoding signal recognition particle subunit SRP19/SEC65 family protein: MTNRDYQGKKISIWLAYFNAESRKKGRKFRKTRLSTEDIMSAANALGLEPEFFDKIHPASRIKGVIMVKKLGTKYATIRKIMEYINSKSKKNVTV, from the coding sequence ATGACTAATAGAGATTATCAAGGCAAGAAAATATCTATCTGGTTGGCATATTTTAACGCTGAAAGTAGAAAGAAAGGAAGAAAATTCAGAAAAACAAGATTAAGTACAGAGGATATTATGTCTGCAGCAAACGCGTTAGGGTTAGAACCAGAATTTTTTGATAAAATTCATCCAGCTAGTAGAATAAAGGGAGTTATAATGGTAAAAAAGTTGGGTACAAAATATGCTACTATAAGGAAAATAATGGAATATATAAATTCAAAATCTAAAAAGAATGTTACAGTTTAG
- a CDS encoding 30S ribosomal protein S8e encodes MGVYQGSDTRKITGGLKGTYRDKRKYEMGSPPTETRLADSDIREKERTLGGDYKLKLKYALYANVFDKRNNVAKKAKILSVLETPANREYARRGIIVKGSKIRTELGIAIVTSRPGQDGVINAILVQQ; translated from the coding sequence ATGGGAGTTTACCAAGGTAGCGATACAAGAAAAATAACTGGGGGACTAAAGGGAACTTATAGGGATAAAAGAAAATATGAGATGGGAAGTCCTCCAACTGAAACTAGATTAGCTGATAGCGATATTAGGGAAAAAGAGAGAACACTTGGTGGAGATTATAAATTAAAATTAAAGTATGCCCTTTATGCTAACGTATTTGACAAAAGGAACAATGTAGCCAAGAAAGCTAAGATATTATCAGTTCTAGAAACGCCTGCTAATAGGGAATATGCTAGAAGAGGCATTATAGTAAAAGGTTCTAAGATAAGAACCGAATTAGGGATTGCAATAGTTACTTCTAGGCCAGGTCAGGACGGAGTAATAAATGCGATCTTGGTTCAACAATGA
- the uppS gene encoding polyprenyl diphosphate synthase: MLNSLLKPAYIFYEKMLWNQIKEGPIPAHVGIIPDGNRRWARQTNSSIQEAYLAGYKKLREVLIWLLELGVKNVTVFALSTENCDKRSQTELNTILKYIKMGIDDLLYEDFVPKYKVRVRTIGKTEKLPDDLKLSISKVVESSSNFKDRKLTLAICYGGRQEILDAVSKLVVDYKKGLLDSNVLDETVFKKYFYDEELEDIDLVIRTSGEMRISNFLLWHMAYSELFFCDAYWPEFRKIDLWRAIRSYQRRRRKFGA; encoded by the coding sequence ATGCTAAATAGCCTACTTAAGCCGGCTTATATATTTTATGAAAAAATGCTTTGGAATCAGATTAAAGAAGGTCCTATACCAGCACATGTCGGCATAATTCCTGACGGTAATAGAAGATGGGCTAGGCAAACTAATTCTAGCATTCAAGAAGCATATCTAGCCGGATATAAGAAATTAAGAGAGGTTCTTATTTGGCTTCTAGAATTAGGTGTAAAGAATGTTACTGTTTTCGCGTTATCTACTGAAAATTGTGATAAGAGAAGCCAAACAGAATTAAATACTATTTTAAAGTATATAAAGATGGGAATAGATGATTTATTATATGAAGATTTTGTTCCAAAATATAAAGTTAGAGTAAGGACTATAGGAAAAACTGAGAAATTACCAGATGATCTTAAGCTTAGTATTTCTAAAGTAGTTGAAAGTTCCTCAAATTTCAAAGATAGAAAGCTAACATTAGCAATATGCTATGGTGGAAGGCAGGAGATCTTGGATGCAGTTTCTAAGTTAGTTGTAGACTACAAAAAAGGTCTGTTAGATAGTAACGTGTTAGATGAAACTGTATTTAAAAAGTATTTTTATGATGAAGAACTAGAAGATATTGATCTAGTAATACGAACTTCTGGTGAAATGCGCATAAGTAATTTCCTTTTATGGCATATGGCATATTCAGAATTGTTTTTCTGTGATGCATATTGGCCAGAATTTAGGAAAATAGATCTTTGGAGGGCAATAAGATCCTATCAGCGCAGAAGAAGAAAATTTGGAGCTTAA
- a CDS encoding N-acetyl-lysine deacetylase, whose product MLQEKEFLKQKAKQLLLSILSIYTPSGNEKNAESFFINVSKEFNLPLKITKSNSYFLSPGGKILLAPHVDTVPGFIEPHIENDIVFGRGAVDDKGPLIAMLLATWIALENGKKVSFIALSDEENKSAGARELLNEGINFEHIIVGEPTNTKNVVTEYRGLMHLDIICKAKSEHSSSATQNIIIDMSRKINEISLLPSTYDKPSIVPTIIRSGEYMNVTPSDAYLHLDVRYPYNTDKSNILSPIYEQFKDCEIKIIESVDPVKVSVNSPAVKAVMKGLIKQGIKPSIVRKAGTSDMNILKNITQSIVTYGPGDSKLEHTELEKITLDEIYIGIQTYLNAIEELC is encoded by the coding sequence ATGCTGCAAGAAAAGGAATTTCTGAAACAGAAAGCAAAGCAGTTACTTCTTAGTATACTTTCCATTTATACTCCCTCTGGAAATGAAAAAAATGCTGAATCTTTTTTTATTAATGTTTCGAAGGAGTTTAACTTACCTTTGAAAATAACTAAATCTAATTCCTATTTTTTGAGTCCTGGAGGAAAAATTCTTTTAGCTCCTCACGTAGATACAGTACCAGGTTTTATTGAGCCACATATTGAAAATGATATTGTATTTGGCAGAGGTGCGGTAGATGATAAAGGTCCGTTAATAGCTATGTTATTAGCCACTTGGATAGCATTAGAAAATGGAAAAAAAGTTTCATTTATTGCTTTATCTGACGAGGAAAATAAAAGTGCAGGAGCTAGAGAACTTCTTAATGAAGGTATAAATTTTGAACATATAATAGTTGGTGAACCTACAAATACTAAGAATGTAGTTACTGAATATAGAGGATTAATGCATTTAGATATTATTTGCAAAGCTAAAAGCGAACACTCATCTTCCGCTACTCAAAATATAATTATTGATATGTCTAGAAAAATTAATGAAATATCTTTATTACCCTCTACGTATGATAAACCATCCATAGTTCCTACAATTATAAGGTCTGGAGAATACATGAATGTTACACCTTCAGACGCTTACTTGCATTTAGATGTTAGATATCCTTATAATACGGATAAGTCCAATATACTATCTCCTATTTATGAGCAATTCAAAGATTGTGAAATTAAAATAATAGAATCTGTAGATCCAGTAAAAGTTAGTGTAAATAGTCCTGCAGTAAAAGCAGTAATGAAAGGTCTTATAAAGCAAGGTATCAAGCCATCTATTGTTAGAAAAGCCGGCACTAGTGATATGAATATTCTAAAAAATATAACTCAGAGTATAGTTACATATGGTCCTGGAGATTCTAAATTAGAACATACTGAGTTAGAAAAAATAACTCTTGATGAAATATATATAGGTATACAAACTTATCTAAATGCGATAGAAGAGTTATGCTAA
- the lysJ gene encoding [LysW]-aminoadipate semialdehyde/glutamate semialdehyde transaminase, giving the protein MKLVTFYSGRGINIVKGENQYVWDDKGNKYLDLHAGHGVAFLGHNNKTIVRYLEKQMSEIMTLTTAFNTPIREEMLKELDKVKTGNLDNVFLLNSGSEAVELAMKSARKITGRKKFIAFKNSFHGRTSGSLSVTWTKRYREPFEPLLGPVDFLDFNNIDELKKIDENTAAIIVEPVQGEGGVIPAKEDFMKALKEVSQDKGALLIVDEVQSGFGRTGRVWAHQHFGIVPDIMTAGKAIGGGFPVSAVFMPDWIAEKLGEGDHGTTYGGNPMAAAAVTAATKVLVEENVAEQAKEKGEIFMRMLKDSLGDFKSVREIRGLGLMIGIDLRLNPAHAIKVLQDSKILSLKAGLTVIRFLSPYMITQEDMEMVVNAARKGISETESKAVTS; this is encoded by the coding sequence ATGAAATTAGTTACATTTTACTCTGGAAGAGGTATAAATATTGTAAAGGGAGAGAACCAATACGTTTGGGACGATAAAGGGAATAAATACTTAGACTTACATGCTGGTCATGGCGTTGCATTTCTAGGTCATAACAATAAGACAATAGTTAGGTATCTAGAGAAGCAAATGTCAGAGATTATGACATTAACTACGGCCTTCAATACTCCAATTAGAGAAGAAATGTTAAAAGAATTAGACAAAGTAAAAACAGGAAATTTAGATAATGTATTTCTTCTTAATAGTGGTAGCGAAGCAGTAGAGCTTGCAATGAAATCTGCAAGAAAAATTACTGGTAGAAAGAAATTTATAGCATTTAAGAACTCTTTCCATGGAAGAACGTCTGGTTCATTATCAGTAACATGGACGAAAAGATATAGAGAGCCATTTGAACCATTACTAGGTCCGGTAGATTTTCTAGATTTCAATAATATAGACGAATTAAAGAAAATAGACGAGAATACTGCAGCTATTATAGTAGAGCCAGTTCAGGGAGAAGGTGGAGTAATTCCAGCTAAAGAAGATTTTATGAAAGCTCTCAAAGAAGTGAGTCAGGATAAAGGAGCATTATTAATAGTGGACGAAGTTCAATCAGGATTTGGAAGAACTGGAAGAGTATGGGCTCATCAGCATTTCGGTATTGTTCCAGATATAATGACTGCTGGAAAAGCTATAGGAGGAGGTTTTCCAGTAAGTGCCGTATTCATGCCAGATTGGATAGCCGAAAAATTAGGAGAAGGAGATCACGGAACAACATACGGTGGAAATCCTATGGCAGCAGCCGCTGTTACTGCAGCTACAAAGGTCTTAGTTGAGGAAAATGTTGCAGAACAAGCTAAGGAAAAAGGAGAAATATTTATGAGAATGCTTAAAGACTCTCTTGGTGACTTTAAATCTGTTAGAGAGATTAGAGGATTAGGTCTGATGATAGGTATAGATTTAAGGCTTAATCCAGCTCATGCTATAAAAGTACTTCAAGATAGTAAAATACTGTCATTAAAAGCTGGATTGACTGTTATAAGATTCTTATCGCCATATATGATTACTCAAGAAGATATGGAGATGGTAGTAAATGCTGCAAGAAAAGGAATTTCTGAAACAGAAAGCAAAGCAGTTACTTCTTAG
- the lysX gene encoding lysine biosynthesis protein LysX, which produces MILGISYDLVRWEEKNLIHEGQRLGHKVIPLFSKDFYLLFSEAYTIPNMDVVLQRNVAHSRAFATSLILENANYKIINDSYTLLRCENKLVTTSLLSKHGIPVPKTGIAFSKENAFSLASKLGYPTVIKPIEGSWGRMVAKADNEDSLRSFLEYQDYSMLQYKNIYYIQEFVKKPDRDIRIFVVGDETPVGIYRINSNNWRTNTALGAIAKPLKIDDELSELAIKVKEVIGGFFLGIDIFEDKERGYLVDEVNGVPEYKNTVRVNNFNLSEFLIKKIEEWIRK; this is translated from the coding sequence GTGATTTTAGGAATATCTTATGACCTAGTTAGATGGGAAGAAAAAAATTTAATACATGAAGGGCAAAGATTAGGTCACAAAGTTATACCTCTATTTTCTAAGGATTTTTATTTACTTTTTTCCGAAGCGTATACAATACCTAACATGGATGTAGTTTTACAAAGAAATGTTGCACATAGTAGAGCATTTGCAACTTCCTTGATTCTTGAAAATGCTAATTATAAAATTATAAACGATTCATATACCTTGCTTAGGTGCGAAAATAAGTTAGTAACAACGTCTCTTTTGTCTAAACATGGAATTCCAGTGCCCAAGACAGGAATTGCCTTTTCCAAGGAAAATGCATTTAGTCTAGCAAGCAAGCTAGGATATCCTACCGTGATTAAACCTATTGAAGGAAGTTGGGGGAGGATGGTTGCCAAAGCAGATAACGAAGATTCTTTAAGAAGCTTCTTGGAATATCAGGATTATTCAATGTTACAATATAAGAATATATATTATATTCAAGAATTTGTTAAAAAGCCAGATAGAGATATAAGAATATTTGTAGTAGGAGACGAAACACCCGTTGGAATATATAGGATCAATTCAAATAATTGGAGAACAAATACTGCATTAGGTGCTATAGCTAAGCCATTAAAGATTGATGACGAATTAAGTGAGTTAGCGATAAAAGTAAAGGAAGTAATAGGAGGCTTTTTCTTAGGAATAGATATTTTTGAAGATAAAGAAAGAGGATATTTAGTTGATGAAGTGAATGGTGTTCCTGAATATAAGAACACCGTTAGAGTAAATAATTTTAATTTATCTGAGTTTTTAATTAAAAAAATTGAGGAGTGGATTAGAAAATGA
- the lysW/argW gene encoding alpha-aminoadipate/glutamate carrier protein LysW: protein MVTLKCPVCGGNINLEDDALPGEIIEHECGAQLEVYNDNGRLALRLAEQVGEDWGE from the coding sequence ATGGTAACTCTAAAATGTCCCGTATGTGGAGGAAATATAAATTTAGAAGACGATGCATTACCTGGAGAAATAATAGAACATGAATGCGGAGCACAATTAGAAGTGTATAATGATAATGGCAGATTAGCCCTTAGATTAGCAGAACAAGTAGGTGAGGATTGGGGAGAGTGA
- the lysM gene encoding HTH-type transcriptional regulator LysM, producing the protein MSSKIDENDLKILDFLKKNARTPYTIIAKDLKVSEAAVRKRIEKLIRLGVIKRFTIEYELENEVKAIVMVKSTPQIPTPEISKKLVKISGVETVYETTGDYDIIVVVRGINISSINKTIDEIRSIQGVIGTNSTIILRTWF; encoded by the coding sequence TTGAGTAGTAAAATAGACGAAAATGATTTAAAAATATTAGATTTTCTAAAAAAGAATGCTAGGACTCCTTATACTATTATAGCTAAAGATTTGAAGGTTAGCGAAGCTGCAGTTAGGAAGAGAATAGAAAAACTAATCCGTCTAGGTGTAATAAAAAGATTTACAATAGAGTATGAGCTAGAAAACGAAGTAAAAGCAATAGTTATGGTAAAATCTACTCCGCAAATACCTACTCCAGAGATTTCTAAGAAGTTAGTAAAGATCTCTGGAGTTGAGACCGTTTATGAAACTACTGGCGATTATGATATAATAGTTGTTGTAAGAGGAATTAATATCTCGTCGATTAATAAAACAATAGATGAGATTAGAAGTATTCAAGGCGTTATAGGTACAAATAGTACTATTATATTGCGTACATGGTTCTAA
- a CDS encoding [LysW]-aminoadipate/[LysW]-glutamate kinase: MIVVKTGGRVIKDSFDSLIRSVLKYDNKIVLIHGGGDIVTEYSKKMGIEPVFVTSPEGIRSRYTSKEELEVYIMAMNLINKNIVKSLASNGKKCIGLTGADGPIAIAERKKRIMIIDERGKKRIIDGGYTGKITQVNSNYIFSLLNIFDDIIIAPLAIDIDENTLLNVDGDQMAFSIAKAIKADTLILLTDVNGVMMEGKIINNISAEDARDLSRKVGAGMNRKLLMASEAISSGVKKVIIAQGKIEDSINNALNGNGTVIS; encoded by the coding sequence ATGATAGTAGTAAAGACTGGAGGTAGGGTAATTAAAGATTCTTTTGATTCATTGATTAGAAGCGTTCTTAAATATGATAACAAAATCGTTCTTATACATGGAGGGGGAGATATAGTAACTGAGTATTCAAAGAAAATGGGTATAGAACCAGTATTTGTTACATCTCCTGAAGGCATAAGAAGTAGGTATACTTCTAAAGAAGAATTAGAGGTTTATATAATGGCAATGAATCTTATAAATAAAAATATAGTAAAATCACTAGCTAGTAATGGAAAGAAATGTATTGGATTAACAGGAGCTGATGGGCCTATAGCTATAGCAGAGCGAAAAAAAAGAATCATGATTATTGATGAAAGGGGAAAAAAACGAATAATAGACGGAGGATATACTGGGAAAATTACTCAAGTTAATTCAAATTATATATTTTCGCTTCTTAACATTTTTGATGACATAATAATAGCTCCTTTAGCTATTGATATTGATGAGAATACTTTGCTAAATGTGGATGGAGATCAAATGGCCTTTAGTATAGCTAAGGCTATAAAAGCCGATACATTAATCCTCTTAACAGACGTAAATGGTGTGATGATGGAAGGTAAAATTATAAACAACATAAGTGCCGAAGATGCCAGAGATCTTTCACGTAAAGTAGGAGCTGGGATGAATAGAAAACTTCTAATGGCTTCTGAAGCCATTAGTTCTGGTGTAAAAAAAGTAATAATAGCTCAAGGCAAGATTGAAGATTCTATAAATAACGCTTTAAACGGGAATGGAACGGTGATAAGTTGA
- the argC gene encoding N-acetyl-gamma-glutamyl-phosphate reductase gives MVKVAVIGGSGYTGGELLRLLAIHRDVEVTLVTSREYAGKPISLVHPNLKGFYNINFSDFSIDKIGNKADTVFLSLPHKVSMNYAPKLLEMGMQVIDLSADFRLKDPEVYKKWYGIEHPYPDLLKKSVYGMPELHYEELKNAKLIASPGCNATATILALAPIVSSNITDDNRFISDVKVSSSEGGAKPKEGSQHSERANAIRPYEATGHRHAAEAEQELSIIAGKQIKVSIVPHAVSSIRGALSSAHLWMSQSYSEMDIWKKVAEFYRGKKFIRIIRGNVHPYPDPKYVIGSNFADIGFAIEERLNRLTMFSAIDNLMKGAAGQAIQSFNISNKFEEEEGLKTPPLRPA, from the coding sequence ATGGTTAAAGTAGCAGTTATAGGCGGTTCGGGTTATACTGGAGGAGAGCTACTAAGATTATTGGCAATACATAGAGATGTAGAAGTAACACTAGTTACCTCTAGGGAATATGCAGGTAAACCAATATCCTTAGTACATCCAAATCTAAAAGGATTTTATAACATAAACTTCTCAGATTTTTCTATAGATAAAATTGGTAACAAGGCAGATACTGTATTTTTGTCATTACCTCATAAAGTCTCAATGAATTATGCGCCAAAGCTATTAGAAATGGGGATGCAAGTTATAGATTTAAGTGCAGACTTTAGATTGAAAGATCCAGAAGTGTACAAAAAATGGTATGGAATAGAACATCCATATCCTGATTTACTTAAAAAATCAGTATACGGTATGCCAGAACTTCACTATGAGGAGCTTAAAAATGCCAAATTAATCGCTTCGCCTGGTTGCAATGCTACAGCCACTATTCTAGCATTAGCACCAATAGTATCTTCTAATATTACCGACGATAATAGGTTTATAAGTGACGTTAAAGTATCAAGTAGTGAAGGAGGAGCTAAACCTAAAGAAGGATCTCAGCACTCAGAAAGAGCTAATGCCATAAGACCTTATGAGGCTACTGGACATAGGCATGCAGCAGAAGCTGAACAAGAGTTAAGTATAATCGCAGGAAAGCAAATTAAAGTTAGTATAGTTCCTCATGCTGTAAGTAGTATAAGAGGTGCATTATCCTCAGCCCATTTATGGATGTCGCAATCATATAGCGAGATGGATATATGGAAAAAAGTAGCGGAATTTTATAGAGGCAAAAAATTCATAAGGATAATAAGAGGTAATGTTCATCCATATCCTGATCCTAAATATGTTATAGGGAGCAATTTTGCCGATATAGGATTTGCTATAGAAGAACGCTTAAACAGATTAACAATGTTCTCTGCTATTGATAATTTAATGAAAGGCGCCGCAGGCCAAGCTATTCAAAGCTTTAACATCTCAAATAAATTTGAAGAAGAAGAAGGATTAAAAACGCCACCATTGAGGCCAGCATAA